The Haemophilus parainfluenzae genome window below encodes:
- a CDS encoding class I SAM-dependent methyltransferase: MAGEKIKIQLLAEAGTLSELTALCSPFGIEHCTESPLALVRTETHLALRKLDEPKLGDVFVDFVAGAMAHRRKFGGGRGEAIAKAVGIKGAELPSVIDATAGLGRDAFVLASIGCQVRLVERHPVVYLLLQDGLNRTYQDAEIGEMMQQNMRLLDIHHIAELNPQTESADVVYLDPMYPHKQKSALVKKEMRVFQHLVGADLDADELLTPALQLARKRVVVKRPDYAEFLAQKAPHVSRETKNHRFDIYMGEAQC, encoded by the coding sequence ATGGCTGGTGAGAAAATAAAAATTCAACTGCTTGCCGAAGCGGGAACATTGTCAGAATTGACCGCACTTTGTTCCCCTTTTGGTATCGAGCATTGTACTGAAAGTCCGCTTGCATTGGTGCGAACAGAAACCCATCTTGCCCTGCGTAAACTAGACGAGCCCAAGTTGGGCGATGTGTTTGTGGATTTTGTTGCCGGTGCGATGGCTCATCGTCGTAAATTTGGTGGTGGACGTGGCGAAGCTATTGCCAAAGCTGTAGGCATTAAGGGCGCAGAATTGCCGAGCGTAATTGATGCCACAGCCGGACTTGGTCGAGATGCCTTTGTTCTAGCTTCTATCGGTTGCCAAGTGCGTTTAGTAGAACGTCATCCAGTAGTATATTTGCTATTGCAGGATGGGCTCAACCGTACCTATCAGGATGCAGAAATAGGCGAAATGATGCAACAAAATATGCGTTTACTAGATATTCATCATATTGCCGAACTCAATCCACAAACCGAGAGTGCCGATGTGGTGTATTTGGATCCAATGTATCCGCACAAACAAAAATCCGCCCTAGTTAAAAAAGAAATGCGTGTATTCCAACATTTGGTTGGCGCCGATTTGGATGCCGATGAGCTCTTGACACCTGCGTTACAATTAGCCCGTAAACGTGTGGTGGTAAAACGTCCTGATTATGCGGAATTCTTAGCGCAAAAAGCGCCCCATGTCAGTCGCGAAACCAAAAACCACCGCTTTGATATTTATATGGGAGAAGCGCAATGCTAA
- the trmA gene encoding tRNA (uridine(54)-C5)-methyltransferase TrmA: MQLPISQYTELLQKKTEKLTALLQPFNAPEIAVFDSPTSHYRMRAEFRIWHDKGDFYHIMFDQSTLQRYRVDEFPIASELINRMMKSLLPLLKMQEVLHKKLFQIDYLSTLSNKIIVSLLYHKQLTEEWQNAAENLKGELQQLGFDVQLIGRASKQKICLEQDFVDEVLPVKGRNYVYRQVENSFTQPNAAVNCKMLEWAIDCTQGSQGDLLELYCGNGNFSIALAQNFRRVLATEIAKPSVAAAQFNIAENGIDNLQIIRMSAEEFTQAMNGVREFNRLKGIDLKAYQCNTIFVDPPRAGLDPDTVKLVQNYDRILYISCNPHTLCENLQTLSQTHRIEKAALFDQFPYTDHMESGVWLVRK; the protein is encoded by the coding sequence ATGCAACTACCCATTTCCCAATATACCGAACTCCTGCAAAAAAAGACTGAAAAGCTGACCGCACTTTTGCAGCCCTTTAACGCCCCAGAAATAGCCGTGTTTGATTCGCCGACTAGCCATTATCGGATGCGTGCAGAATTTCGTATCTGGCATGATAAAGGCGATTTTTATCACATTATGTTTGATCAAAGTACCTTGCAACGTTATCGAGTGGATGAATTCCCAATTGCCAGCGAACTGATCAATCGCATGATGAAAAGCTTACTGCCATTGTTAAAAATGCAGGAAGTATTACATAAAAAACTGTTCCAAATTGATTATTTGAGCACGCTCAGCAATAAGATTATTGTAAGCCTGCTTTACCACAAGCAACTCACGGAAGAATGGCAAAATGCTGCCGAAAACTTGAAAGGCGAATTACAACAACTTGGTTTTGATGTGCAGTTGATTGGTCGTGCGAGTAAACAAAAAATCTGTTTAGAGCAGGATTTTGTCGATGAAGTATTACCGGTAAAAGGGCGCAATTATGTTTATCGCCAAGTGGAAAACAGCTTTACCCAGCCTAATGCAGCTGTAAATTGCAAGATGTTGGAGTGGGCGATTGATTGCACCCAAGGTTCGCAAGGGGATTTATTGGAGCTGTACTGTGGTAACGGCAATTTCTCTATCGCCCTTGCACAAAACTTCCGTAGAGTGCTTGCTACCGAAATCGCCAAGCCATCCGTGGCTGCCGCACAATTTAATATTGCGGAAAATGGTATAGATAATCTACAAATTATCCGTATGTCCGCAGAAGAGTTTACCCAAGCAATGAATGGCGTACGTGAGTTTAATCGCTTAAAAGGCATTGATTTAAAAGCCTATCAATGCAATACGATTTTTGTTGACCCACCCCGAGCAGGTCTTGATCCTGACACGGTAAAACTGGTGCAGAATTACGATCGTATTTTGTATATTTCCTGCAATCCACATACCCTTTGTGAGAATTTACAAACCCTAAGCCAAACCCACCGCATTGAAAAGGCGGCGCTGTTTGATCAATTCCCTTACACAGATCATATGGAAAGCGGCGTATGGCTGGTGAGAAAATAA
- a CDS encoding DUF413 domain-containing protein, with translation MAASFSVTRRFFDDKNYPRGFSRHGDYTIKESQVLEQYGQAFKALDSGERKPTTKEEKEFVAFCRGERAPETFFEKTWNKYRTRINTTKRVYTLSGDVSEAASGGEDYSGE, from the coding sequence ATGGCTGCTAGTTTCAGTGTTACTCGTCGTTTTTTTGACGACAAAAACTACCCACGCGGATTTTCCCGTCACGGTGATTATACAATCAAAGAATCCCAAGTATTAGAGCAATATGGCCAAGCGTTTAAAGCATTAGATTCAGGCGAGCGTAAGCCGACGACAAAAGAAGAAAAAGAATTTGTTGCTTTTTGCCGTGGTGAACGTGCACCGGAAACTTTCTTCGAAAAAACGTGGAATAAATATCGTACTCGCATTAACACAACAAAACGTGTTTACACCTTATCAGGTGATGTGAGCGAAGCGGCTTCTGGCGGCGAAGATTATTCTGGCGAATAA
- the dsbA gene encoding thiol:disulfide interchange protein DsbA: MKKVLFLLGALFSFNAFAANLEEGKQYVQVSQTASAQPEVIEFFSFYCPHCYAFEMEYHIPKQVAESLPKGTEFKQYHVNFLGRQSENLTRAWALAMALGAESKVKAPLFEAAQQDKLSSMDDIRKIFIDNGVTAEQFDNNINSFAVNGLVNKQVNAAEQFQVRGVPDFYVNGKYRVNPEGLNYDDFVKDYVETVKGLLQK, encoded by the coding sequence ATGAAAAAAGTTTTATTTTTACTCGGTGCTTTATTTTCATTTAATGCATTCGCAGCCAACCTAGAAGAAGGCAAACAATACGTTCAAGTGAGTCAAACGGCTTCCGCACAACCAGAAGTGATTGAATTTTTCTCTTTCTACTGCCCGCATTGCTATGCTTTTGAAATGGAATACCACATCCCAAAACAAGTTGCGGAAAGCTTACCAAAAGGCACTGAATTTAAACAATATCACGTCAATTTCTTAGGTCGTCAATCTGAAAACCTCACTCGTGCATGGGCATTAGCGATGGCACTTGGTGCAGAAAGCAAAGTAAAAGCGCCTTTATTTGAAGCAGCACAACAAGATAAATTAAGCTCAATGGACGATATTCGCAAAATTTTCATTGATAACGGCGTTACAGCTGAACAATTTGATAACAACATCAACAGCTTTGCTGTAAACGGTTTAGTGAATAAACAAGTAAATGCAGCGGAACAGTTTCAAGTACGTGGCGTACCTGATTTCTATGTCAATGGCAAATATCGCGTAAACCCTGAAGGCTTAAATTACGACGATTTCGTCAAAGATTATGTAGAAACCGTGAAAGGTTTATTGCAAAAATAA
- a CDS encoding YihD family protein has product MKCKRLNEVLELLQPYWSKDPDLSLLQILQKIADEAGFDKPVAELSDEIIIYHLKMHGTDKFEPIPGIKKDYEEDFKTALLKARGIIK; this is encoded by the coding sequence ATGAAATGTAAACGTTTAAATGAAGTATTGGAACTTTTACAACCTTATTGGTCTAAAGACCCAGATCTGAGCTTGTTACAAATTCTGCAAAAAATTGCTGATGAAGCAGGATTTGATAAACCGGTAGCAGAATTATCTGATGAAATTATTATTTATCATTTAAAAATGCACGGCACAGATAAATTTGAGCCAATCCCAGGCATCAAAAAAGATTATGAAGAAGATTTTAAAACCGCATTGTTAAAAGCTCGCGGAATTATTAAATAA
- the mobA gene encoding molybdenum cofactor guanylyltransferase MobA: MKYTISAVILAGGKARRMNGADKGLQLLQNKPLISHVIERLQPQVIDISINANRHHAEYAQWSFPVFSDELPDFQGPLSGMLTALEQAKTDFVLFVPCDSPYFPQNLLEKLKSAVKNDRTLMAYAKDKEREHPTFCLMSVQLKEKLRAYLNEGERRLLQFMNKNGAVAVQFDEQEGRFVNFNTLEDLQ; the protein is encoded by the coding sequence ATGAAATACACAATAAGTGCGGTTATTTTAGCGGGTGGAAAAGCGCGTCGAATGAACGGAGCAGATAAAGGCTTACAGCTTTTACAAAATAAACCATTAATTAGCCATGTGATTGAGCGCTTACAACCTCAAGTGATTGATATTTCAATTAATGCTAATCGTCACCATGCGGAATATGCACAATGGAGTTTTCCTGTATTTTCAGATGAATTGCCTGATTTTCAGGGGCCATTGAGCGGTATGTTAACAGCACTCGAACAAGCTAAAACAGATTTTGTACTTTTTGTGCCTTGTGATAGTCCGTATTTTCCACAAAACTTATTAGAAAAATTAAAAAGTGCGGTTAAAAATGATCGCACTTTAATGGCTTATGCAAAAGATAAAGAGCGTGAACACCCGACATTTTGTTTGATGTCCGTTCAGCTTAAAGAAAAATTACGAGCCTATTTAAACGAGGGCGAACGTCGTTTATTACAATTTATGAACAAAAATGGCGCGGTTGCTGTCCAATTTGACGAACAAGAGGGACGATTTGTAAATTTTAATACCTTAGAAGATTTACAATAA
- the htpX gene encoding protease HtpX: protein MMMRILLFLATNFAVMLVLGIILNVTGIAGNSTGGILIMAMLFGFAGSLISLFLSKTMALHSVGAEVITEPRNQAERWLMETVRRQAQQAGIPMPDVAIYHSNDANAFATGATKNNSLVAISTGLLNSMTEEEAEAVLAHEVSHIANGDMVTMTLLQGVLNTFVIFLSRVIANVVASSRNGDEESRSSGIYFLVSMVLEILFGILASIIAMWFSRYREYRADAGSAQLVGKEKMIAALQRLQQIHEPQEMEGLLNAFMINGKRSELFMSHPPLEKRIEALRSL, encoded by the coding sequence ATTATGATGCGAATCCTTTTATTTTTAGCCACTAACTTTGCTGTGATGCTTGTGTTAGGGATTATTTTAAATGTGACCGGTATTGCAGGAAATAGTACAGGTGGCATTTTAATTATGGCAATGCTTTTCGGTTTTGCCGGATCATTGATTTCATTATTTTTGTCAAAAACCATGGCATTGCATTCTGTGGGCGCGGAAGTGATTACTGAACCACGTAATCAAGCTGAACGTTGGTTAATGGAAACTGTACGCCGTCAAGCGCAACAAGCAGGTATCCCAATGCCTGATGTGGCGATTTACCATTCTAATGATGCGAATGCTTTTGCTACGGGGGCAACTAAAAACAATTCTTTAGTGGCGATTAGTACGGGCTTATTAAACTCCATGACAGAAGAAGAAGCTGAGGCGGTATTGGCTCACGAGGTCTCACACATAGCGAACGGTGATATGGTGACCATGACTTTATTACAAGGCGTATTGAATACCTTTGTGATTTTCTTATCTCGCGTGATTGCCAATGTAGTGGCAAGTTCTCGTAATGGCGATGAAGAAAGTCGCAGCTCAGGCATTTACTTCTTAGTCTCAATGGTGTTAGAAATCTTGTTTGGTATTTTAGCGAGCATTATCGCGATGTGGTTCTCACGTTATCGTGAATACCGTGCAGATGCAGGTTCTGCACAGCTTGTCGGTAAAGAAAAAATGATTGCGGCATTGCAACGTTTACAACAAATTCATGAGCCGCAAGAGATGGAAGGTTTACTTAATGCCTTTATGATTAATGGCAAACGTAGCGAGCTCTTTATGAGTCACCCTCCACTTGAAAAGCGTATCGAAGCATTACGTAGTTTATAA
- a CDS encoding aminoacyl-histidine dipeptidase, protein MSEITTLQPQLLWKWFDQICAIPHPSHHEDALATFIVNWAKEKQFFAERDEAGNVLIRKPATAGMENSQPVVLQAHLDMVPQANEGNPHNFAQDPIRPYIDGDWVKAQGTTLGADNGIGLASTLAVLESTDIAHPPLEVLLTMTEETGMDGAVHLRRNWLKSEILINTDTEEIGEIYIGCAGGVNANVELPVHRETNSFSHTLQINLKGLRGGHSGCDIHTTRANAIKVLARLLAKLSQNQPHFALAEIRGGSIRNAIPRESAATICFNHDVESVKSAVKNFEVLLKDELAIAEPNLTLTAELVENPQQTFTLETTQKVINLLNVLPNGVIRNSDVIKNVVESSLSIGVLKTLEDKIKGTILIRSLIESGKEYVENTLTSLAKLTGATVEFSGSYPGWKPVNDTAILALMKKHYAEVLGKEPEIKVIHAGLECGLLKEHYPNIDMISVGPTIRNAHSPDEKVQISTVQTYWELLTKVLADIK, encoded by the coding sequence ATGTCAGAAATTACCACATTACAGCCGCAATTACTTTGGAAATGGTTTGATCAAATTTGTGCGATTCCACATCCATCTCATCACGAAGATGCGCTCGCGACCTTTATTGTTAACTGGGCGAAAGAAAAACAATTTTTTGCCGAGCGTGATGAAGCCGGTAATGTATTAATTCGTAAACCTGCCACAGCAGGAATGGAAAACAGCCAACCTGTTGTATTACAAGCACATTTAGATATGGTTCCGCAAGCGAATGAAGGCAATCCACATAACTTCGCTCAAGACCCAATTCGTCCTTATATTGATGGGGATTGGGTAAAAGCACAAGGCACCACACTTGGCGCGGATAACGGTATCGGCTTAGCCTCGACCTTAGCGGTATTAGAAAGTACCGATATTGCACACCCACCACTTGAAGTGTTACTCACCATGACTGAAGAAACCGGCATGGATGGTGCCGTACACCTTCGCCGTAACTGGTTAAAATCAGAAATCTTAATTAATACGGATACTGAAGAAATCGGTGAGATCTATATTGGTTGTGCTGGCGGGGTTAATGCTAATGTTGAACTACCTGTTCACCGTGAAACCAATTCATTCAGCCATACTTTGCAAATTAACTTAAAAGGTTTGCGTGGCGGTCACTCTGGTTGTGATATTCACACCACACGTGCGAATGCAATTAAAGTATTGGCGCGTTTATTAGCAAAACTTTCACAAAATCAACCGCACTTTGCCCTTGCAGAAATTCGCGGAGGCTCAATTCGTAACGCGATTCCACGTGAATCCGCCGCAACCATTTGCTTCAATCATGATGTAGAAAGCGTAAAAAGTGCGGTCAAAAATTTTGAAGTTTTATTGAAAGATGAGCTTGCTATCGCTGAACCAAACTTAACCTTAACCGCTGAGCTAGTTGAAAATCCACAACAAACTTTCACGCTTGAAACCACCCAAAAAGTGATTAATTTGCTAAACGTCTTACCAAATGGCGTAATCCGCAACAGTGATGTAATCAAAAATGTCGTGGAGAGCTCGTTAAGCATTGGTGTATTAAAAACCCTTGAAGATAAAATCAAAGGTACCATTCTTATTCGCTCATTGATTGAAAGTGGCAAAGAATATGTAGAAAACACCTTAACATCACTCGCCAAACTCACGGGTGCAACAGTTGAATTTTCAGGTTCTTACCCTGGTTGGAAACCGGTAAACGACACGGCAATTTTAGCCTTAATGAAAAAACATTATGCAGAAGTGCTTGGCAAAGAGCCTGAGATTAAAGTGATTCATGCGGGGCTTGAATGTGGCTTATTGAAAGAACATTATCCAAATATTGATATGATTTCTGTAGGGCCAACTATTCGTAATGCGCATTCGCCAGATGAAAAAGTCCAAATTTCAACAGTACAAACGTACTGGGAATTACTCACTAAAGTCTTAGCGGATATTAAATAA
- the gpt gene encoding xanthine phosphoribosyltransferase, protein MSEKYVVTWDMFQMHARKLAERLLPATQWKGIIAVSRGGLFPAAVLARELNIRFVETVCIASYDHDEQGALKVLHRADGDGEGMIVVDDLVDTGNTARAIREMYPKAKFVTVFAKPAGAELVDDYVIDIPQNTWIEQPWDLGLTFVPPLARK, encoded by the coding sequence ATGAGCGAAAAATATGTTGTGACTTGGGATATGTTCCAAATGCATGCCCGTAAATTAGCGGAACGTTTACTTCCTGCCACTCAGTGGAAAGGTATTATTGCAGTAAGCCGCGGTGGTTTATTCCCAGCAGCGGTACTTGCTCGCGAATTAAATATTCGTTTCGTAGAAACCGTGTGTATTGCCAGTTATGATCACGATGAACAAGGTGCATTAAAAGTATTACACCGCGCAGATGGTGATGGTGAAGGAATGATTGTGGTAGACGATTTAGTGGATACCGGCAATACCGCTCGTGCAATTCGTGAAATGTATCCGAAAGCGAAATTCGTCACAGTATTCGCAAAACCTGCAGGAGCTGAGTTAGTGGATGATTACGTGATTGATATTCCACAAAATACTTGGATTGAACAACCTTGGGATTTAGGTTTAACTTTCGTGCCACCATTGGCAAGAAAATAA
- the pyrR gene encoding bifunctional pyr operon transcriptional regulator/uracil phosphoribosyltransferase PyrR produces MEKIIIDADRFLRTISRISHEIIEKHQDFDNVILVGVKRRGAEIAELIQRRIEELNGVSLPMMELDIMFYRDDLEYVEPENPTPVYSGASSYMNIQGKEVILIDDVLFTGRTIRAAMDALTDFGRAAKIELVILVDRGHRELPIRADYVGKNVPTSRDEQVQVRTLKYDGCYEVALLPK; encoded by the coding sequence ATGGAAAAAATCATTATTGATGCAGACAGATTTTTACGCACCATTTCACGTATTTCCCATGAAATTATTGAAAAGCACCAAGATTTCGATAATGTGATTTTAGTTGGGGTGAAACGTCGAGGAGCAGAAATTGCAGAATTGATTCAACGTCGTATTGAAGAGTTAAATGGAGTAAGTCTTCCAATGATGGAATTGGATATCATGTTTTACCGCGATGACCTAGAGTATGTTGAACCTGAAAATCCAACTCCTGTGTATAGTGGTGCTTCAAGTTATATGAATATTCAGGGTAAAGAAGTCATTTTGATCGATGATGTGCTCTTTACCGGTAGAACTATTCGTGCTGCGATGGATGCGTTAACGGATTTTGGTCGAGCAGCTAAAATTGAATTGGTGATTTTAGTCGATCGTGGACACCGTGAATTGCCTATTCGGGCCGATTATGTGGGTAAAAATGTGCCGACTTCCCGTGATGAGCAAGTTCAGGTGCGTACATTAAAATATGATGGTTGTTATGAAGTGGCGTTATTGCCAAAATAA
- a CDS encoding peptidylprolyl isomerase, translating into MKKSMLKSFLFAMIGLFTFSQVQAEERVVATVNGTPILQSQVNAVMGKKGSQRAALDKIIDDMLTDKAIKESGVKVNQAEVNRIVEDIAAKNGLTYGQFLDALDYQGISLNAFKQQISRQMLMAGVRNHAIQNSVDVTREQVDALGKQMLDEAKAKGTAQKVMGKEYEVRHILLKLNPLLNDTQAKAELERIRSEIISGKMTFADAALKYSKDYLSGANGGSLGYAFPEAYVGPFAKMVETTPQGTISAPFKSEFGWHILEVTGSRDGDKTEDAYRQKAYEQIVNSQLQEATKDWVKALRKNADIQYFDK; encoded by the coding sequence ATGAAAAAATCAATGTTAAAATCTTTTTTATTTGCCATGATCGGTCTGTTTACTTTTTCTCAAGTACAAGCAGAAGAACGCGTTGTGGCGACCGTAAATGGCACACCAATTTTACAAAGCCAAGTGAATGCTGTAATGGGCAAGAAAGGTAGCCAACGTGCCGCATTAGATAAGATTATTGATGATATGCTGACTGATAAGGCTATCAAGGAATCAGGCGTAAAAGTAAACCAAGCGGAAGTAAACCGTATCGTAGAAGATATTGCGGCAAAAAATGGTTTAACTTATGGTCAATTCTTAGATGCATTGGATTATCAAGGTATTTCCTTAAATGCATTTAAACAACAAATCTCTCGTCAAATGTTAATGGCTGGCGTGCGTAATCATGCTATTCAAAACAGCGTAGATGTCACTCGTGAGCAAGTGGATGCATTGGGTAAACAAATGCTCGATGAAGCAAAAGCAAAAGGTACGGCACAAAAAGTGATGGGCAAAGAGTATGAAGTTCGTCATATTTTATTAAAACTAAACCCGTTACTGAACGATACCCAAGCAAAAGCAGAATTAGAACGTATTCGTAGCGAGATTATTTCGGGCAAAATGACATTTGCTGATGCCGCATTAAAATATTCTAAAGATTATTTATCAGGTGCGAATGGCGGAAGTTTAGGCTATGCCTTCCCTGAGGCTTATGTAGGCCCATTTGCAAAAATGGTTGAAACTACACCACAAGGTACCATTTCAGCGCCATTTAAATCTGAATTTGGTTGGCATATCCTTGAAGTAACTGGCAGTCGTGATGGCGATAAAACAGAAGATGCCTATCGTCAAAAAGCTTACGAACAAATTGTAAATAGCCAATTACAAGAAGCAACCAAAGACTGGGTGAAAGCATTACGTAAAAATGCTGATATTCAATATTTCGATAAATAA
- the mltG gene encoding endolytic transglycosylase MltG yields the protein MKKFFVFLLILLLILGGVGFWGYQKLTEFVHTPVNVTQDQLLTIERGTTGSKLAALLEQEKILDHADLLPWLLKLQPKLNKLKAGTYSLTGVKTLQDLLDMINSGKEAQFSVKFIEGKTFKEWRKNLENAPHLKQTLQGKSDKEIMALLDIPAVAKAVYEWNNMDGWLYPDTYNYTPNSTDLELLKRSTTRLQKALDKAWNERDENLPLADPYQMLILASIVEKETGVAAERPQVASVFINRLKANMKLQTDPTVIYGMGESYTGNIRKKDLETITPYNTYMIEGLPPTPIAMVSESALQAVAHPAKTDFYYFVADGSGGHKFTRNLNEHNKAVQEYLRWYRNQQKGAN from the coding sequence ATGAAAAAATTTTTTGTCTTTTTATTGATTCTTCTGCTTATTCTTGGCGGTGTTGGTTTTTGGGGGTATCAAAAACTAACGGAGTTTGTTCATACGCCGGTGAATGTCACACAAGATCAATTGCTTACGATTGAACGAGGCACCACCGGTAGTAAACTTGCTGCGTTATTAGAGCAAGAAAAAATTCTTGATCATGCGGATTTGTTGCCTTGGTTATTGAAATTACAACCGAAGCTAAACAAACTGAAAGCGGGGACTTATTCTTTAACGGGTGTGAAAACGTTGCAAGATTTATTGGATATGATTAATTCCGGTAAGGAAGCACAATTTAGTGTGAAGTTTATTGAAGGTAAAACATTCAAGGAATGGCGTAAAAACCTTGAAAACGCACCGCACTTAAAACAAACCTTGCAAGGTAAAAGTGATAAAGAAATTATGGCGTTATTGGATATTCCAGCTGTTGCAAAAGCCGTTTACGAATGGAATAACATGGATGGCTGGTTGTATCCAGATACCTATAATTACACGCCAAACTCAACAGATCTTGAATTATTAAAACGTTCAACGACTCGTCTACAAAAAGCCTTAGATAAAGCGTGGAATGAACGTGATGAAAATCTCCCATTAGCGGATCCGTATCAGATGCTGATTTTGGCTTCTATTGTGGAGAAAGAAACTGGAGTTGCGGCGGAGCGTCCACAAGTGGCTTCGGTATTTATTAATCGTTTGAAAGCCAATATGAAACTACAAACTGATCCAACCGTGATTTATGGAATGGGTGAGAGTTATACCGGTAATATTCGTAAGAAAGATTTGGAAACGATAACCCCTTACAATACCTATATGATTGAGGGGCTACCACCAACACCAATTGCGATGGTGAGTGAAAGTGCTTTGCAGGCAGTAGCTCATCCAGCTAAAACGGACTTTTATTATTTTGTTGCCGATGGAAGTGGCGGCCATAAATTTACTCGTAATCTGAACGAGCATAATAAAGCCGTGCAAGAATATTTACGTTGGTATCGTAACCAACAAAAAGGAGCCAATTAA
- the tmk gene encoding dTMP kinase, whose protein sequence is MQGKFIVIEGLEGAGKSTAMQTVVDTLKSLGVSDIVFTREPGGTPLAEKLRHLIKHETEEPVTDKAELLMLYAARIQLVENVIKPALAEGKIVLGDRHDMSSQAYQGGGRQFDQTLMANLKNMVLGNFEPDFVLYLDIAPAEGLARARGRGELDRIEQQGLDFFYRTHQRYLELVQNNPKVAIINAGQPLEQVQVDIQSAVKNWWVSQVK, encoded by the coding sequence ATGCAAGGCAAATTTATCGTGATTGAAGGGTTGGAAGGCGCAGGTAAAAGTACCGCCATGCAAACGGTGGTAGATACATTAAAATCCCTTGGTGTAAGCGATATCGTGTTTACTCGGGAGCCTGGTGGTACACCATTAGCAGAAAAATTGCGCCATTTAATTAAACATGAAACAGAAGAACCTGTTACGGATAAAGCGGAATTATTAATGCTTTATGCGGCACGAATTCAATTGGTAGAAAATGTGATTAAGCCAGCATTGGCAGAAGGTAAAATTGTGCTGGGTGATCGTCATGATATGTCTTCACAAGCCTATCAAGGTGGTGGGCGTCAGTTTGACCAAACGCTTATGGCGAATTTAAAAAATATGGTATTAGGCAATTTTGAGCCTGATTTTGTACTGTATTTAGACATTGCTCCTGCAGAAGGTTTAGCTCGTGCAAGAGGACGTGGAGAATTAGATCGTATAGAACAACAAGGACTCGATTTTTTCTATCGCACCCACCAACGTTATTTGGAATTGGTGCAAAACAATCCAAAAGTTGCGATTATTAATGCAGGTCAGCCCTTGGAACAAGTACAAGTAGACATTCAAAGTGCGGTCAAAAATTGGTGGGTTTCACAAGTAAAATGA